Proteins from one Thioflavicoccus mobilis 8321 genomic window:
- the lptG gene encoding LPS export ABC transporter permease LptG: MRILDRYIASSVISGTLIALAALLPLLGFFLMADEVDQIGEHDYQFVDALIYVTLSMPRYAYEIFPIATLIGAVAGLGALASGSELVAMRAAGISIGRLVLAALKGGMPLVLAAILIGEGLAPYAQQQAQQGRSEALTGQVMQHTDSGFWARDGDTFVNIREILSGSNLRDISIYEIGPRQRLTLASHAEEARYADGQWTLESIVRSHISLSGVQVERIGHARWDSLLNPRLLEVIVIEPEALPVWDLYHYVRFMANTDQDGRRYEVVLWSKLVHPALILTMIFVAIPILLGSTRTKSMGTQIVLAILVGIVLYLLSRTLVYLSLLFDLSPMIAATLPPLFFLAAALWLLRRVG, from the coding sequence TTGCGCATCCTGGATCGTTACATTGCCAGCTCGGTGATCAGCGGCACCCTGATCGCCCTCGCCGCGCTCCTGCCGCTGCTCGGTTTCTTCTTGATGGCCGACGAGGTGGACCAGATCGGCGAGCACGACTACCAGTTCGTCGACGCCTTGATCTACGTCACGCTGAGCATGCCCCGCTACGCCTACGAAATCTTCCCGATCGCCACCCTGATCGGTGCCGTGGCCGGATTGGGGGCGCTCGCCAGCGGCTCAGAACTGGTCGCGATGCGCGCCGCCGGCATATCGATCGGACGCCTCGTGCTCGCGGCCCTGAAGGGCGGCATGCCCTTGGTGCTGGCCGCGATTCTCATCGGCGAGGGTCTCGCACCCTACGCCCAGCAGCAGGCTCAACAGGGACGCTCCGAGGCATTGACCGGACAAGTCATGCAGCACACCGACAGCGGCTTCTGGGCACGCGACGGCGACACCTTCGTCAACATCCGCGAGATCCTCTCGGGCAGCAACCTGCGCGATATCTCGATCTACGAGATCGGCCCTCGCCAAAGACTGACGTTGGCCTCCCATGCCGAGGAGGCACGCTATGCCGACGGCCAATGGACACTGGAATCGATCGTCCGCAGCCACATCTCGCTGAGCGGGGTCCAGGTCGAACGGATCGGTCATGCCCGCTGGGATTCGCTGCTCAACCCGCGGCTGCTGGAAGTCATCGTCATCGAACCCGAGGCCCTGCCGGTCTGGGACCTCTACCACTATGTGCGCTTCATGGCCAATACGGACCAGGACGGGCGCCGCTACGAGGTCGTCCTCTGGAGCAAGCTCGTCCACCCGGCGCTGATCCTGACGATGATCTTCGTCGCCATCCCCATCCTGCTCGGATCGACGCGCACCAAGAGCATGGGCACGCAGATCGTCCTGGCGATCTTGGTCGGCATCGTCTTATATCTACTCAGCCGGACCCTGGTTTATCTGTCGCTGTTGTTCGATCTGAGCCCGATGATCGCCGCGACGCTCCCGCCGCTGTTCTTCCTCGCGGCCGCGCTCTGGTTGCTGCGACGCGTCGGCTGA
- a CDS encoding leucyl aminopeptidase: MEFSVKTGALAKQRTPCLVLGIFERRKLSPPAEAIDEASDGRLAAILKRGDLNGDIGATLCLYDVPGIAAERVLLVGCGKRRELDQARYGQACTAAARALDAMGAGEALSTLPELAPNGLDRYRTTRGAVTATAAAVYRYTRTKDDKKAPKQPLKRLNVWLGKKGEEAAAELGISHGQAVAHGVALARELGNLPGNICTPTYLAEQAEALGKEFSKLRVEVLEEADMETLGMGALLSVSRGSRQPAKLIVMEHRGGKKGDKPVVLVGKGLTFDAGGISLKPAAEMDEMKYDMCGGASVFGAVRAAAELDLPINLIGVVPSSENLPDGAANKPGDIVKSLSGQTIEILNTDAEGRLILCDALTYCERFEPAAVIDMATLTGACVVALGKHPAGLFTSDDKLADEILAAGEASGDRAWRLPLWDDYQSQLDSNFADMANIGGREAGAVTAACFLSRYTKKYRWAHLDIAGIAWLGGKEKGATGRPVSLLAELLLRRAGALT; the protein is encoded by the coding sequence ATGGAATTCAGCGTCAAGACCGGCGCGCTGGCCAAGCAGCGCACCCCCTGTCTCGTCCTCGGCATCTTCGAGCGGCGCAAGCTCTCCCCCCCGGCGGAGGCGATCGACGAGGCGAGCGACGGGCGCCTCGCCGCGATCCTCAAACGCGGCGACCTGAACGGCGACATTGGCGCTACCCTCTGCCTTTATGACGTGCCTGGGATCGCGGCCGAACGGGTCCTCCTGGTCGGTTGCGGCAAGCGCCGGGAGCTCGATCAGGCGCGCTATGGGCAGGCCTGTACCGCTGCCGCTCGGGCACTGGACGCGATGGGCGCCGGTGAGGCCCTCTCGACGCTGCCCGAACTGGCCCCGAACGGCCTCGACCGCTACCGCACGACAAGGGGTGCGGTGACGGCGACGGCGGCGGCCGTCTACCGCTACACCCGTACCAAGGACGATAAGAAGGCCCCCAAGCAGCCGCTCAAACGTCTGAACGTTTGGTTGGGCAAGAAGGGCGAGGAGGCTGCCGCCGAACTCGGCATCAGCCACGGTCAGGCGGTCGCCCATGGCGTCGCCCTCGCGCGCGAGCTCGGCAATCTCCCGGGCAACATCTGCACCCCGACCTATCTCGCCGAGCAGGCCGAGGCGCTCGGCAAGGAGTTCAGCAAGCTGCGCGTCGAGGTCCTCGAGGAGGCGGATATGGAGACCCTCGGCATGGGCGCGCTGCTATCGGTCTCGCGCGGCAGCCGCCAGCCGGCCAAGCTCATCGTCATGGAGCACCGGGGCGGCAAGAAGGGCGACAAGCCGGTAGTCCTGGTCGGCAAGGGCCTGACCTTCGACGCCGGGGGTATCTCGCTCAAGCCGGCCGCCGAGATGGACGAGATGAAGTACGACATGTGCGGCGGGGCGAGCGTCTTCGGTGCCGTGCGCGCGGCCGCCGAGCTCGACCTGCCGATCAACCTGATCGGTGTCGTGCCGTCCTCGGAGAACCTGCCCGACGGGGCCGCCAACAAGCCGGGCGATATCGTCAAGAGCCTCTCAGGGCAGACGATCGAGATCCTCAACACGGACGCGGAGGGTCGCCTCATCCTCTGTGACGCCTTGACCTACTGCGAGCGCTTCGAGCCGGCCGCCGTCATCGACATGGCGACCCTGACCGGTGCCTGTGTCGTCGCCCTCGGCAAGCACCCGGCGGGCCTCTTCACGAGCGACGATAAGCTCGCCGACGAGATCCTGGCCGCCGGCGAGGCGAGCGGCGACCGCGCCTGGCGCCTGCCGTTGTGGGACGACTACCAATCGCAGCTCGACAGCAACTTCGCCGACATGGCCAACATCGGCGGTCGTGAGGCCGGGGCGGTCACGGCCGCCTGCTTCCTGTCGCGCTATACGAAGAAGTACCGCTGGGCGCATCTCGACATCGCCGGCATCGCCTGGCTCGGCGGCAAGGAGAAGGGCGCCACCGGCCGGCCGGTTTCGCTGCTCGCCGAGCTCCTGTTGCGTCGCGCCGGGGCGTTGACCTAG
- a CDS encoding TM2 domain-containing protein, with protein MQPTGHSHSVLMGYLLWIFGFLGAHRFYYGKPITGTIWFLTAGLLLIGWLVDLFLIPGMDRQADRRYVEGPKDYDLAWILLTFLGLFGVHRFYLGKWLTGLIWLLTGGLFLLGYVYDYWTLNDQIDESNGRAMTS; from the coding sequence ATGCAGCCGACCGGCCATTCCCACTCCGTGCTGATGGGCTATCTACTGTGGATCTTCGGATTCCTCGGCGCCCATCGCTTCTACTACGGCAAGCCGATCACGGGCACCATCTGGTTTCTGACCGCCGGCCTACTCCTGATCGGCTGGCTCGTCGATCTCTTCCTGATCCCTGGCATGGATCGCCAGGCCGACCGCCGCTACGTCGAGGGCCCGAAGGATTACGACCTGGCCTGGATCCTCCTGACCTTTCTCGGCCTCTTCGGCGTCCATCGCTTCTATCTGGGCAAGTGGTTGACCGGTCTCATCTGGCTGCTCACCGGCGGTCTCTTCCTCCTTGGCTACGTCTACGACTATTGGACGCTGAACGATCAGATCGACGAATCCAACGGCCGTGCGATGACCAGCTAG
- a CDS encoding ATP-binding protein, whose translation MPVIAIMIGLLTGLAVWAALDQVQGRMISKIANNELNTQLKLRSSESLVRFDRYLSNYAATTRLLANHRRLAEYLDPLVWLPDEPFEPLIYRDTPPPWLPDIFARYELPAPSHILLLDGTGAVREIYQNRGAPLPADLANEIRSQLTRPDGVRTLVVPVGGKPYLVIGDLIEDSEGFPMGSLVLAVPIDADFLTASQQVVWPERIVVALVAGDNQRIVASVDPKTLPVGTNLEIWRHDYLITSQPIAQQDAAEWDLRFATFLSQASVDRMTRHMRAFEWRQRGITAVVFIFVFTLLIYLVSARLNKVLKRMSRFAHRALGIAQPGFQRGSNQLLLLEDWIQQFTQLVLKARQEMSRRYEHEMRETEALKAAIMEASLDSVVTIDGRGRIIEFNATAAQALGLRRERDIGRAFAAGSVTATDRILFNGLLDDSRRARHEGREPHVHGEIAAVRHDGKAMPVELSIVPIDVDEGTFYTLYMHDITERLEAEREIKSLARIANESPNPILRVGAGQIVFANRASRPLLRAWGIDVGGRLPAQWTAEVDEALAEGATREHETLIGGQVYALLFTPIRELGYVNIYGRDITAVRRAEQEARQHQGELVHVCRLSTLGEVATGMAHELNQPLSAIVNFANGASRRIQGGSVDPQQLIQAMTQITTQAERASEIIRRLRALVAKQPPIRSEADLNYLVREVCSFVEFDADRLDVAIVLETAPGRIPVNVDLVQIEQVLLNLVRNALDALADLPATERRIRIRTRVNTDEADVEIEDNGPGIEPTQMNRLFEPFYTTKESGMGMGLPISRTILDDHDGRIWAESRPGVGTIFHVILPIIATPQEPADSGT comes from the coding sequence ATGCCGGTGATCGCGATCATGATCGGGCTCCTGACCGGCCTGGCGGTCTGGGCGGCACTCGATCAGGTCCAGGGGCGGATGATCTCGAAGATCGCCAACAACGAGCTGAACACCCAGCTCAAACTACGCTCGAGCGAAAGCCTGGTTCGCTTCGACCGCTATCTGTCGAATTATGCCGCGACGACGCGCCTGCTCGCCAATCACAGACGCCTCGCCGAGTACCTCGACCCACTCGTCTGGCTGCCCGACGAACCATTCGAACCGCTGATCTACCGCGATACCCCGCCGCCCTGGCTGCCGGACATCTTCGCCCGTTACGAGCTGCCTGCGCCGAGCCACATCCTGCTCCTCGACGGGACCGGTGCCGTGCGCGAGATCTACCAGAACCGCGGCGCGCCGCTCCCGGCAGACCTAGCCAATGAAATCCGCAGCCAACTGACCCGGCCCGATGGCGTACGCACCCTCGTCGTTCCGGTTGGGGGCAAGCCCTATTTGGTGATCGGCGACCTGATCGAAGACTCGGAGGGATTCCCGATGGGTAGCCTGGTCCTCGCCGTGCCGATCGATGCCGACTTCCTCACCGCCTCCCAGCAGGTCGTCTGGCCCGAGCGTATCGTCGTGGCCCTAGTCGCGGGCGATAACCAACGCATCGTCGCGAGTGTCGACCCCAAGACGCTGCCGGTCGGGACCAATCTGGAGATCTGGCGGCACGATTATCTGATCACCTCCCAGCCCATCGCCCAGCAGGACGCGGCGGAATGGGACCTGCGTTTCGCGACCTTCCTCTCCCAGGCCAGCGTCGACCGAATGACGCGCCACATGCGCGCCTTCGAGTGGCGCCAGCGCGGCATCACAGCGGTCGTCTTCATCTTCGTCTTCACACTGCTGATCTATCTGGTCTCGGCGCGCCTGAACAAGGTTCTCAAGCGGATGTCCCGCTTCGCCCACCGCGCCCTCGGCATCGCCCAACCGGGCTTTCAGCGCGGCAGCAACCAGTTACTGCTGCTCGAGGACTGGATCCAGCAGTTCACGCAGCTCGTGCTCAAGGCCCGCCAGGAAATGAGCCGCCGCTACGAACATGAGATGCGCGAGACCGAAGCCCTGAAGGCGGCCATCATGGAGGCCTCGCTCGACTCGGTCGTGACCATCGACGGCCGAGGCAGGATCATCGAGTTCAACGCGACCGCCGCGCAAGCCCTCGGCCTGCGCCGGGAGCGCGATATCGGCCGAGCGTTCGCCGCCGGCAGCGTCACGGCAACCGACCGGATCCTCTTCAACGGGCTGCTCGACGACTCGCGCCGGGCGCGGCACGAGGGCCGCGAGCCGCACGTGCATGGCGAGATCGCCGCCGTGCGTCACGACGGCAAGGCGATGCCGGTCGAATTATCGATCGTACCGATCGACGTCGACGAGGGGACCTTCTACACCCTCTACATGCACGACATCACCGAACGCCTGGAGGCCGAGCGGGAAATCAAGAGCCTGGCGCGGATCGCCAACGAGAGTCCAAACCCGATCCTGCGGGTCGGTGCCGGACAGATCGTCTTCGCCAACCGCGCCAGCCGGCCACTGCTCCGCGCCTGGGGCATTGACGTCGGCGGCCGATTGCCGGCCCAGTGGACCGCCGAGGTCGACGAGGCGCTCGCCGAAGGGGCCACCCGCGAGCACGAGACGTTGATCGGTGGTCAGGTCTACGCCCTCCTCTTCACACCCATCCGCGAGCTCGGCTATGTGAACATCTATGGTCGCGACATCACCGCCGTGCGGCGCGCTGAACAGGAGGCCCGTCAACACCAGGGGGAACTCGTTCACGTCTGCCGGCTGAGCACGCTCGGCGAGGTCGCCACCGGTATGGCGCACGAGCTGAATCAGCCCCTCTCGGCGATCGTCAACTTCGCCAATGGCGCGAGCCGCCGCATCCAGGGTGGCTCGGTCGATCCACAGCAGCTGATCCAGGCGATGACCCAGATCACGACCCAGGCCGAACGCGCCAGCGAGATCATCCGCCGGCTGCGCGCCCTCGTCGCCAAACAGCCGCCGATTCGCTCCGAGGCCGACCTCAACTACCTGGTACGCGAGGTCTGTTCGTTCGTCGAGTTCGACGCGGACCGCCTCGACGTGGCGATCGTGCTCGAGACGGCCCCCGGGCGCATCCCGGTCAACGTCGATCTGGTGCAGATCGAGCAGGTCCTGCTCAACCTGGTACGTAACGCCCTCGATGCCCTAGCTGACCTGCCGGCCACCGAGCGGCGCATCAGGATCCGCACCCGGGTGAATACCGATGAGGCCGACGTCGAGATCGAGGACAATGGACCGGGCATCGAACCGACCCAAATGAACCGCCTGTTCGAGCCGTTCTACACGACCAAGGAGAGCGGCATGGGAATGGGGCTGCCGATCAGTCGGACGATCCTCGACGACCACGACGGACGGATATGGGCCGAGTCCCGGCCTGGCGTGGGGACGATCTTCCACGTCATCCTGCCGATCATCGCGACACCGCAAGAACCAGCGGACAGCGGAACATGA
- a CDS encoding Bax inhibitor-1/YccA family protein gives MADSNYTLSRTHEQVLTSNKVLKNTYLLLSATLGFSALMAVLSIALQLPSWMYLVSVIAAMVMGIFVLPRTANSAAGIGVIFAITGLLGLGLGSILTLYLAMPHGPQTIATAFGGTAVIFLGLSAYALTSKRDFSFMGGFIFAGMLVVLLAIIANLFLAIPALSLTISAAIILLMSGFILFDTSRIINGGETNYILATYSLYLSMFNIFISLLQILGILGDE, from the coding sequence ATGGCCGACTCGAACTACACGTTGTCCCGCACCCATGAACAGGTGCTAACCAGCAACAAGGTGTTGAAGAACACCTATTTGCTCCTGTCCGCGACGCTCGGGTTCAGCGCGCTGATGGCCGTCCTCTCGATCGCCCTCCAGCTGCCGAGCTGGATGTACCTGGTCTCGGTCATCGCGGCGATGGTGATGGGTATCTTCGTCCTGCCGCGGACCGCCAACTCCGCCGCCGGCATCGGCGTCATCTTCGCCATCACCGGCCTGCTCGGGCTTGGGCTGGGGTCGATCCTGACCCTGTATCTGGCCATGCCACACGGTCCGCAAACGATCGCCACCGCCTTCGGCGGCACCGCCGTGATCTTTCTCGGCCTCTCGGCCTACGCGCTGACCAGCAAGCGCGACTTCAGCTTCATGGGCGGCTTCATCTTCGCTGGCATGCTGGTGGTTCTGCTCGCGATCATCGCCAACCTGTTCCTGGCGATTCCGGCGCTATCGCTCACCATCTCGGCGGCGATCATCCTGCTGATGAGCGGCTTCATCCTGTTCGACACGAGCCGGATCATCAACGGCGGTGAGACGAATTACATCCTGGCGACCTACAGCCTGTATCTGAGCATGTTCAACATCTTCATCAGCCTGCTCCAGATCCTCGGGATCCTGGGCGACGAATAG
- the serS gene encoding serine--tRNA ligase, giving the protein MLDPKLLRSELAAVAEGLARRGMRVDCATIESLEARRKALQVEVQELQNQRNTRSKAIGQAKAKGDDVAPLMAEVGALGEQLKAANAVLQEVQESLGEIALGLPNLPHASVPDGRDEADNQEVRRWGEPRSFDFTPRDHVDLGAANGWMDFDAAAKLTGSRFVVLRGPLARLQRALTQFMLDVHTAEHGYTEVYVPFMVNADSLRGTGQLPKFEADLFKLDGEDQYYLIPTAEVPVTNLVRDLIVEVDALPCRFVAHTPCFRSEAGSYGKDTRGMIRQHQFEKVELVQVVPPHDSYQALEALAGHAETILERLGLPYRVVALCAGDLGFSAAKTYDLEVWLPGQQRYREISSCSNFEDFQARRLQARWRNPETGKPELAHTLNGSGLAVGRTLVAVLENYQEQDGRIRIPDALRPYMGGQEWLG; this is encoded by the coding sequence ATGTTAGATCCCAAGTTGTTGAGATCCGAATTGGCGGCCGTGGCCGAAGGCCTCGCCCGCCGCGGTATGCGCGTGGACTGTGCAACGATCGAGTCGCTGGAGGCGCGGCGCAAGGCGCTCCAGGTCGAGGTCCAAGAGCTTCAGAATCAACGCAACACCCGCTCCAAGGCGATCGGCCAGGCCAAGGCGAAGGGCGATGACGTCGCTCCGCTGATGGCCGAGGTCGGCGCGCTGGGCGAGCAACTCAAGGCCGCCAACGCGGTCCTGCAAGAGGTGCAGGAATCGCTCGGGGAGATCGCCCTCGGCCTGCCGAACCTGCCGCATGCGAGCGTCCCCGACGGCCGCGACGAGGCCGACAACCAAGAGGTGCGGCGCTGGGGCGAGCCGAGGTCGTTCGATTTCACGCCGCGCGACCATGTCGACCTCGGCGCGGCCAATGGCTGGATGGATTTCGACGCGGCGGCCAAGCTCACCGGCTCGCGCTTCGTCGTCCTGCGCGGGCCGCTGGCGCGGCTGCAGCGGGCGCTGACCCAGTTCATGCTCGACGTCCACACCGCCGAGCACGGCTACACCGAGGTCTACGTGCCCTTCATGGTCAATGCCGACAGCCTGCGCGGCACCGGCCAGCTCCCGAAGTTCGAAGCCGATCTCTTCAAACTCGACGGTGAGGACCAGTACTATCTGATCCCGACGGCCGAGGTGCCGGTGACCAACCTGGTACGCGACCTGATCGTCGAGGTCGATGCGCTGCCATGCCGCTTCGTCGCCCACACGCCTTGCTTCCGCAGCGAGGCCGGCTCCTACGGCAAGGATACCCGCGGCATGATCCGCCAGCACCAGTTCGAGAAGGTCGAGCTGGTCCAGGTGGTGCCCCCGCACGACTCCTACCAGGCCTTGGAGGCGCTGGCCGGCCACGCCGAGACGATCCTTGAGCGGCTCGGGCTGCCGTACCGCGTCGTCGCCCTCTGCGCCGGCGACCTCGGCTTCTCAGCCGCCAAGACCTACGACCTCGAGGTCTGGCTACCGGGCCAGCAGCGCTACCGCGAGATCTCCTCGTGCAGCAATTTCGAGGACTTCCAGGCACGGCGGCTCCAGGCGCGCTGGCGCAATCCCGAGACCGGCAAGCCGGAGCTGGCTCACACGCTGAACGGCTCGGGTCTCGCGGTCGGGCGCACACTGGTCGCCGTGCTCGAGAACTATCAGGAGCAGGACGGGCGGATCCGCATCCCGGATGCCCTGCGGCCCTACATGGGAGGGCAAGAGTGGCTCGGCTAG
- a CDS encoding RDD family protein — translation MTFDISQARQPGLLRRLAAMLYDALLLLGVLFLAVALLVVPYQLVVGSPYPNQDLLPRLVLQGYLLLVSGLFFTHFWVRGGRTLGMSAWRLRVLRDDGEPLSQRDAWVRFFASLVSLVPAGLGFAWILIDRERLAWHDRLSHTRLVMTTKR, via the coding sequence ATGACTTTCGATATCAGCCAGGCTCGCCAGCCGGGTCTCCTGCGCCGCCTGGCGGCGATGCTCTACGATGCCCTGCTCCTGTTGGGCGTGCTGTTCTTGGCCGTCGCGCTCCTCGTCGTCCCGTACCAGTTGGTCGTCGGTTCGCCATACCCGAACCAGGATCTGCTCCCCCGGCTCGTGCTGCAAGGCTACCTGTTGTTGGTGAGCGGCCTCTTCTTCACCCATTTTTGGGTTCGCGGCGGCCGAACGCTGGGGATGAGCGCCTGGCGCCTGCGGGTGTTGCGCGACGACGGCGAGCCGCTCAGCCAGCGCGATGCCTGGGTGCGCTTCTTCGCCTCGCTCGTGTCGTTGGTACCGGCCGGGCTGGGTTTTGCCTGGATTCTGATCGATCGCGAACGACTCGCGTGGCACGACCGGCTCTCGCACACCCGCCTAGTGATGACGACCAAGCGGTAA
- a CDS encoding response regulator transcription factor: MNREPIVFVVDDDEAMRTSLKWLIESVGLRVHTFGSAEEFLAAYYPGRAGCLLVDVRMPGMSGLELQARLAKSELCLPVIIITGHGDVAMAVRAMKAGALDFIEKPFNDEALIGAIRRGLDRDASQRRQQSRRADITARLAQLTPREHEVMELVTDGKSNKEIAAALGVSAKTVEAHRARVMDKMEADSLADLVRMVLLVEGRDT, encoded by the coding sequence ATGAACCGAGAACCGATCGTATTCGTCGTCGACGACGACGAGGCCATGCGCACCTCGCTGAAGTGGCTCATCGAGTCGGTCGGCCTGCGGGTGCACACATTCGGCAGCGCCGAGGAATTCCTGGCAGCCTACTATCCGGGACGAGCCGGTTGCCTGCTCGTAGACGTGCGGATGCCGGGCATGAGCGGCCTGGAGCTACAGGCCCGTCTGGCCAAGTCCGAACTCTGCCTGCCGGTCATCATCATCACCGGCCATGGCGACGTGGCGATGGCCGTGCGAGCGATGAAGGCCGGGGCCCTGGACTTCATCGAGAAGCCATTCAACGACGAGGCCCTGATCGGCGCCATTCGGCGTGGCCTCGACCGCGACGCGTCGCAGCGCCGCCAGCAGTCGCGACGCGCCGACATCACGGCCCGCCTGGCGCAACTGACGCCGCGCGAGCACGAGGTCATGGAGCTCGTCACCGACGGCAAGTCGAACAAGGAGATCGCCGCCGCACTCGGTGTCAGCGCCAAGACCGTCGAGGCTCACCGCGCGCGGGTCATGGACAAGATGGAGGCCGATTCGCTGGCCGACCTCGTGCGCATGGTGCTGCTCGTCGAGGGCCGCGACACCTGA
- a CDS encoding tRNA(Met) cytidine acetyltransferase TmcA, giving the protein MQPDPEDAAFDALAALAQHLRQRARAARHRLALVLAGDAAWTLAAASAATADSDPLWLSDRAVASLARPLAAAGQLLGQELDALVYDAHGGLDPDGLGAAAGTLRGGGLLVLLTPPLADWPQRPDPQARRIAVHPFTPADVGGRFIARLVRVLETDPGCLIVHQGRPLPALPPADGSPARPADRPVSPARAATADQQRAIEAILKTARGRARRPLVITADRGRGKTAALGFAAGDLLAAGATVLVTAPRRAAVEPLFRHATAALPEAETKRDGLAYRQGRLIFIAPDALDLTAPPAELLIVDEAAGIPAPLLARALARYRRLVFATTIHGYEGTGRGFEVRFRATLDRLTPHWRALTLEAPIRWAPHDPLEALIARALLLEAAPAPREAIADITAERCVAETLDRDALVEDEATLAELFGLLVLAHYQTRPLDLRHLLDGPNVRVSLLRDRETVVATALTADEGNLEADLTTAVFAGQRRPRGHLLPQTLCAHAGLAVAPRLRYRRIVRLAVHPALARRGLGRRLLETLCAEAQADGIDLVGASFGATPELIGFWDRCGFTPVQLGTRRNAASGEHALVVLRPLSEPGDSILAEAGQRLAERLPRLLPGPLRQVSPATIAALLATLPGRTPRLDANERCELASFATERRALEPALPLLIELASARLGPTLRQRRITAELATVVVGAILQMRTPTELGAEADTGGRTDLVVRLRRAAELLLLEV; this is encoded by the coding sequence ATGCAGCCGGACCCCGAAGATGCCGCCTTCGATGCGCTAGCCGCCCTCGCCCAGCACCTGCGGCAGCGGGCGCGCGCTGCACGACACCGCCTAGCGCTGGTGCTCGCCGGCGATGCCGCCTGGACGCTGGCCGCGGCGAGCGCCGCAACGGCCGACAGCGACCCACTCTGGCTGAGCGACCGCGCCGTCGCAAGCCTGGCCCGACCGCTCGCCGCCGCCGGCCAGTTGCTCGGCCAAGAACTCGACGCGCTCGTCTACGACGCCCACGGCGGCCTCGACCCGGACGGCCTCGGCGCCGCCGCCGGAACCCTGCGCGGCGGCGGCCTCCTGGTGCTGCTAACCCCGCCGCTCGCCGACTGGCCGCAACGGCCCGATCCCCAGGCGCGGCGGATCGCCGTGCACCCGTTCACGCCGGCCGACGTCGGCGGGCGCTTCATCGCCCGACTCGTGCGGGTACTCGAAACCGATCCCGGCTGCCTGATCGTCCACCAGGGCCGACCATTGCCAGCGCTACCTCCGGCCGATGGGTCGCCGGCACGGCCAGCGGACCGACCGGTCTCGCCGGCACGCGCGGCAACGGCAGACCAGCAACGCGCCATCGAGGCCATCCTCAAGACGGCCAGGGGCCGGGCCCGCCGCCCGCTCGTGATCACGGCCGATCGCGGCCGCGGCAAGACCGCCGCCCTCGGCTTCGCCGCGGGGGATCTGCTGGCGGCCGGCGCGACGGTCCTCGTCACCGCGCCGCGCCGGGCGGCCGTCGAACCGCTCTTTCGCCACGCCACCGCGGCCCTGCCGGAGGCCGAGACCAAACGCGACGGCCTCGCGTATCGCCAAGGCCGGCTCATCTTCATCGCCCCGGATGCCTTGGACCTGACCGCACCGCCGGCCGAACTGCTCATCGTCGACGAGGCGGCCGGAATCCCGGCCCCGCTGCTCGCGCGCGCATTGGCCCGCTATCGGCGGCTCGTCTTCGCCACGACCATCCACGGCTACGAGGGCACCGGGCGCGGCTTCGAGGTGCGCTTCCGCGCGACCCTCGACCGCCTCACCCCGCACTGGCGCGCCCTGACCCTCGAGGCCCCGATCCGCTGGGCACCGCATGACCCGCTCGAGGCCCTCATCGCCCGGGCGCTGCTGCTCGAGGCCGCGCCGGCGCCGCGCGAGGCGATCGCCGATATCACCGCAGAGCGCTGTGTCGCGGAGACCCTCGACCGCGACGCCTTGGTCGAAGACGAGGCAACGCTCGCCGAGCTCTTCGGCCTCCTCGTCCTCGCCCACTACCAGACCCGGCCGCTCGATCTGCGCCATCTCTTGGACGGCCCCAATGTCCGTGTGTCGTTGCTGCGCGACCGAGAAACAGTCGTCGCGACTGCCCTAACGGCCGACGAGGGCAATCTCGAAGCCGACCTCACCACGGCCGTCTTCGCCGGTCAGCGCCGCCCGCGCGGTCACCTGCTGCCGCAGACGCTCTGCGCCCACGCCGGTCTGGCCGTAGCGCCTCGGTTGCGCTATCGACGCATCGTGCGACTGGCGGTGCACCCGGCCCTGGCGCGCCGCGGCCTCGGTCGGCGACTGCTCGAGACGCTGTGTGCGGAAGCCCAGGCCGATGGGATCGACCTGGTCGGTGCGAGCTTCGGCGCGACACCCGAGCTCATCGGGTTCTGGGATCGCTGCGGTTTCACCCCGGTGCAGCTCGGCACCCGCCGCAACGCCGCGAGTGGCGAGCATGCCCTCGTCGTCCTGAGGCCACTGAGCGAACCGGGCGACAGCATCCTCGCCGAGGCCGGCCAACGCCTCGCCGAACGTCTCCCGCGGCTCCTGCCCGGACCCTTGCGACAGGTATCCCCGGCGACGATCGCCGCGCTACTGGCAACACTCCCAGGCCGTACGCCACGCCTCGATGCCAACGAACGCTGCGAACTGGCGAGCTTCGCCACCGAGCGGCGTGCCCTGGAGCCGGCGCTACCTCTGCTCATCGAACTCGCCAGCGCGCGCCTCGGTCCTACGCTGCGGCAACGACGGATCACCGCCGAACTCGCCACCGTCGTCGTCGGGGCGATCCTGCAAATGCGCACGCCCACCGAGCTCGGCGCGGAGGCGGACACAGGCGGGCGTACCGATCTGGTCGTTAGACTGCGCCGCGCGGCGGAACTCCTGCTGCTGGAGGTGTGA